The Chryseobacterium glaciei DNA window AATATAATAATGAATGTGAAAAGTAAGCATTGCAATCGTATTCAAAGAACTGACTTTTGTTGTTGCCTGTTCCCAGTTTACATCTTTAAGCTGATCTTTAAAATTGGTATTCGCAATCCAGAAACCATCAAGCAAAACCTCTCTGAATCTTTTTGATAATTGTGAAACTGAACTCATTATTTTAATTTTTTTAAAGATAAAGTTTTCTTAAACACGAATAACACAAATAAAAAAGCACAATTTTAAACACAAATGAAATTCGTGCTATTCGTGAAAAAATTAGCATTATTTGTGTTTAAAGAAAACAAAAAACCTCAAATGCAGAACACTTGAGGTTTATATTTAATGTAGAATCAAAATTATTTTTTAGCAGGTAATTTTTTACCGCTTTCTAAAATCTTTTCTAAAATTTTCAAGGTAATCAGATACGTTGGTTTTACCCCTGTAAGTCCTAAACCTCCTGAAGACAGTGTACTTCCCGTTTCCAAAGGATTATCCGAAGCATAGTAAGCGTAGCAAACAAAAAGATCCGGTGCAATATGATGTCTGATTTTAGACGCCACCTGAATTGCTTTCTGGTAATGCGCTCCTTCCATTTCCAGTCCGATTGCCTTCCAAGAAGTATGCATGAAATATGACAAGATATCTCTGTTTTGAAGTGATGTTCCTAAAACTGTGATCATCGTTCCTTCAAAAGCTTTTAATTCGTCATCTTTAAAATCATCCAGCTTCAAAGCATTTTCAAAAGGATAGTTATCTGCTGTTCCTTCAAAAATATGAGAAGTTGGAATCATGACATCCCCTTTTGCGCCTTCTAGAATTCCAGCTTTCCCCATGATGGAAACAGATTTCACTTTCATCATATAAACCTCTCCTTTTTGTTCGAAAGGTCTTAATAATTCATCCATTACCTCAAAAGCCTGTTCTCCGAAAGCATAATCAAAAACCATAATTACATCGTCTCCGCCATATTTAATATGCCCGAACGGTGTGTTTTTAAGTTCTGTTTTGCTTAAGTCAATGATCTGAACATCGATGTTACTTCCGCTTTTGTCATCAATATAAATTAAACCTTGGTCTAATGCATATTTTGAAACCTTATCACGTAGATCTTTTTTGTCGGAAATATCTCCATACATTTTATAGTCTACTTCTTTGTGATCTTTTTTCTTCAGAGCATCATTTCCGTACAACATATTTTTCACTGAGTGCATGTTGGCAGAAATAATATGTAACGGACGCATGTGAAGATCGTTTTCAAATAAAACATCTTTCACTTTGTTCGCCCATTTTTCACCAAAATAATGGTGACCTACTCTTTCCTTTAATATAGCACTGAAATGAATTTCTCTTTCTCTGCTTTGTTTAGCATCTTCTAAACTTACTTTTCCTAAGTTGTAAATGATCTTAAACAAACGGTCTGGATTGTTATCGTCTCCGAAAGTGTTGTAAGCTCTCAACGTTTCATCAAAAGTTCTTCCTATTAAAGAAGATAAGTGAATAAGAGCAACCTCTTTCTCCTTTCTTGTGAATTGTTTTTCGCCTTTTACTACTTCTTCAATAATTTTAAAAGCGCGTGTCGGCTTCCAGTTTTCGTCCTGAATGAACGCCAGATTACGGATTTTGTCCGCTTCTATAAATAAGAATGTTAAGTGAGTAAGAATGTCATAGATTTCTGAACGTCCCAAAAGAACTTCGATATTCATCTGGTGTTCGTCTATTCTGTAACAGTTTCTTCTTCTCTTTTTAGGTACAATTGGTTCGAAACTTCCTTTATCAAAACCCTCATCTGATGTAAGATGAATAAAAGCACATTCCTCAATTCCCTCTGGAAGTCTGTCTAAAACATACATCAAACCATCTAGCTCCAATTTGTTTGGAACATTCATGGTACCATAAATTTCAGGATTGATTGTTTTCAACAAACTTCTAATACTTTCTCCAGAAACACCCGCTGGCTTGAAAAATCCTCTATAAAATAAATGTCTCATAGAGATGTATAGTCTTTCAATTGCCTCTGTTGTTTCTCTTGCTCTAGAATTTGTCATAAAATAAATTTCACACAAATATACGAAATCTCCCCTCAACTTATTTTAAGTATCTTTTAACAAACTACTTGACATAATAAGAATTTGATGAGGTTAAAAAATTAAATTATTGTTTAAATTTTAATAAATTTCACAGATACCCCTAAAAAAATCAGGGTAAAAATATTTTTAATCTATTTTTTTTGTAAATTTGCCCCACAAAATACAACCTTAATATGTCAACTTTAAGATTTAAAGCATTAGAAACATTACCATTCAAGGACTTTAGAAAAGATAATTCGGTAGAAATTCCTGCGAAATTGTCAGAATTATTTTGTGAAAATGTATTCTCTGAGAACACAATGAGAGAATATTTAACAAAAGAAGCATTCCAATCTATTATGGATGCTATTAAAAAAGGAACGAAGATCCAAAGATTAATTGCAGATCAGGTAGCAGTAGCTATGAAAGATTGGGCAATGAGCAAAGGAGTAACGCATTACACGCACTGGTTTCAGCCTTTAACAGGAAGTACTGCAGAAAAGCACGATTCATTCTTCACACCGATTGAAGGCGGAAGAGCAATCGAGAGATTCAGCGGAAACTTATTGATCCAGCAAGAGCCTGATGCATCTTCTTTCCCGAACGGAGGAATCAGAAACACTTTCGAAGCTAGAGGATATACTGCTTGGGATCCTACATCTCCTGCTTTTATTATGGGAACTACTCTTTGTATTCCTTCAATCTTTATCTCTTATACAGGAGAAACTTTAGATTACAAAGCACCTCTTTTAAGAGCTTTGAATGCTGTAGATGAAGCTGCAACAAACGTAATGCAGTATTTCGACAAAAACGTAACAAAAGTAACTCCTACTTTAGGTTGGGAGCAAGAATATTTCTTGGTTGACTCTGCATTATACCAATCTCGTCCTGACTTGGTATTAACCGGAAAAACTTTATTAGGACACTCTCCTGCAAAAGGGCAGCAGTTAGATGACCATTATTTCGGTTCAATTCCTACAAGAGTAATGAACTTCATGAAAGAATTGGAAATCGAATGTATGAAATTGGGTATCCCTGTAACAACAAGACACAACGAGGTTGCGCCAAACCAATTTGAGCTGGCTCCAATGTTTGAGGAAGTAAACGTTGCTGTAGACCACAACTCTTTGTTGATGGATGTTATGGCAAGAATTGCTCACAGACACCATTTCCACATTTTATTCCACGAAAAACCATTCGCAGGAGTAAACGGAAGCGGAAAACATAACAACTGGTCTTTAGCTACTGATACAGGTGAAAACCTATTAAGCCCAGGAAAAAATCCTAAGAAAAACTTACAGTTCTTAACATTCTTCGTTAATGCAATTAAAGCAGTTCATGAATATGCTGACCTTTTAAGAGCAAGTATCGCTTCTGCAAGCAACGACCACAGATTAGGTGCTAATGAAGCTCCACCGGCAATTATTTCTGTATTCATCGGAAGTCAGTTATTCAGAGTGTTGGAAGAATTAGAAAAAGTAACTGAAGGAAAACTTTCTCCGGACGAAAAAACAGATCTAAAATTAAATGTAGTTGGAAAAATTCCTGAAATTCTATTAGATAATACTGACAGAAACAGAACGTCTCCATTTGCATTTACAGGAAATAAATTTGAAATCAGAGCGGTAGGTTCTTCTGCAAACTGTGCAGAATCTATGACCGTAATGAACACGATTGCTGCAAAACAATTAGGTGATTTCAAAAAAGAAGTTGATGCTTTAATCGAAACAGGATTGAAGAAAGACGAAGCTATTTTCAATGTATTAAGAGAATATATCAAGCAGTGTAAAAACATTATGTTTGAAGGCGATGGATATTCTGATGACTGGGCAAAAGAAGCTGAGAAAAGAGGCCTTAACAACTTAAAGACTACTCCAGAAGCTCTTAAGCAAGAAATGGATCAGAAGTTTGTAGATCTTTATGAGGAAATGGGAATTTTCACTCACAGAGAAGTTGAGGCTAGAAACGAAATCAAATTAGAAAAATATTCTACAGTTATTGATATTGAAGCAAGAGTTTTAAGTGATATCGCAAGAAACCACATCATTCCTTCCGCTTTAAATTATCAAAACAGATTAATTGAGAACGTAAAAGGTCTTAAAGAAATTTTTGAAGACAAAGAATTCAAAAAATTAGCAAAAGAACAAATGAGTTTAATTACTCAGATTTCTGAAAACATTTCTAAAATCAAGTTAGGTGTTGAGGATCTTATGAAAGCGAGAGAAGCTGCAAAAGCAACGTCTGACAGCCAAAAGCAAGCAGAAGTATACTGCACGAATGTAATTCCATTATTTGACCCGATCAGAGAAGCTTCTGATGATCTTGAAATGATGGTTGACGATGAGCTTTGGCCAATGACGAAATATAGAGAAATGTTATTTACAAGATAACATCTGTAAAGTTCCATATTAGTTAAGCTCCTCGGTTTTTTCCGGGGAGTTTTTTTTGATTTATTAACAGTCTGAAAATTGGAGTTTTAAAAACTAGACTATGATTAATAAAGGAAATATCAATTATTATGTTAAAGAATCATAATAAAAAAAACCGCTCACTCACCAAAAATGGGACGTAGCGGTTGGTTTTTCTTTAACATACTTAAAGTATATGTTAAAATATGTTAAATACATAACCTGATAATAATCATATCGGGCTCGTTTTACTCGGAATCTCTACTTTTGTAAGGCTTTTGAAATAAATATCCCATTAACACGGTAATAAATATGTATATGAAGAAAAGAGTTTTGTCTTATTTAGTAGCTTTAGTTTCTACAGTCTCACTACAATCTTGCGTTACAAATTATGTAGTTTCAAAACCAGCAACTTACTCTAAAGAATACAAAACAGATGCCAAACTAGCTTCAATTGATACGAACAAAATGGAGCAGGATAAGCAAAGACTTATTAACTCTTTTCTTGCGGAAAAAGCGGCATCTATAGCAAATGCAAAAAATTCTATTAAAAATGCAGGCATTGCTAAAGTAGTAAAATACAATAAAACAATAGACAATATCCTAACGGAAGCTGAAACATACCTAGGAACTCCTTACAGATATGGAGGAATGACGAGAAACGGTATAGATTGTTCAGCTTTTGTGCTTTCTGTATTCGGAGCAGCAGCAGGGCTTAGCTTACCAAGAGTAGCAGCTTCTCAGGCTCAGGAAGGAGAAAAAATTGAGAAAGAAAACCTACAGAAAGGAGATTTGATTTTCTTTTCTCACGGTAGAAGAATTTCTCACGTAGGTATTGTAGAAAGTGTTTCTGAAGAAGGTGAAGTAAAATTCATTCATGCAGCCACTTCAAAAGGTGTTATGATTTCTTCTCTTAATGATTCTTATTGGGGACCTAAGTTCAGATTCGCAAAAAGAGTGATTAACGAAAACGGAGAAGCTTACAACAACCTAGCTGCAACAACAGCAACAGCCGCAACAAGTTTTTAATTTTAAATAATTGATTTAAATAATGAAACCATCAAAATTTTTGATGGTTTTTTTATTATGTTTTATATTGAAGCTTGATTAGCTATTTCTCTCTATTTGTATATCGAGCTTATATAATAGACCATGCACCTCAGAAAGGGAGAATTTAGCCTTTTTAAGCTTATTAATATTAGGATCTATGGAGTAGTTGATGGAAGTCCTGAAATCTGTTTTTTCAAGGTTTGCATTCACAAATACAGCTCCCGCAAGATCACAGTTTATAAATACCGAATTTGAAAGATCACATTCTTCAAAATCAACCTCAATTAACTTTGAATTTTTGAAAAAAGTCTTTTTAATCGTTGTTTTATAAAAGGTGGAATTATTCAGAGAGCATTCATCAAACTTAAATGACAATCCAAATTCATTGCAGTCACTAAATTGAAGTCCAAACATTTTACATCCTTTAAAAATCACATCACGAAAAGCCGTGTTTGAAAGCTTTGCCATGCTTAAATTGCATCCTATGAACTCACAGTCGGTAAATTTAAATTCGGATAGATTTACATATTCAAAATTACAATTAAGGAAAGTGCAGTTTTCATATTCGCCTTTTTCCAATGGAGATTTTCCAAAATCTGTGTTTTCGAAATTTTGGTCAAGAATGTATGCTTCTTTCATAAAGCTTATTGATTTTATTAATGATTTATTCTCCGCAGATTTTACAGATAGTTTAGGTTTTAAATTTAAAATTAACGGAAAATTTGTACACTTCCATCATCCAACTTCCAGCTTACACCAGACTGTTTTTATCAGCATAATTTAATTTAAAGAAAATAAAAGTCATGATCGAAAAGGCCAATAATGAACTTCCACCATAACTAAAGTACGGTAACGGAATCCCAACGGTTGGGAAAAGCCCCATAACCATCCCTAAATTGATCGTAAAGTGCATCAAAAGAATCGAGGCAAAACAATACCCGAAAACACGATTAAATATAGATTTTTGCTGTTCTGCGAGATAATAGATCCTTCCGATATAAACCATGTAGCAAAGCACAAGAACTGCACTGCCTATAAAGCCCCATTCTTCACCAACCGTACAAAAAATATAATCGGTTTCCTGCTCAGGGACGAATTTTCCTTGGGTAACAGAACCTTCACGATATCCTTTTCCTAAAATTCCACCAGAACCGATCGCTGTTTTAGAATATAATAAATTGTAACCGGAAGTGTCTCTAAATGCTTTTTCACCTTTAAAAAGAACTTCAATTCTTTCTCTCTGGTGTTTTGGAAGTTTTTCTAAGATTTTTGGTGAGCCAAAAGCCAATCCACATAATAAAACAATAGACCCAATAATACTCGCGATGGAAATTACATCCCAAGACATTTTATAGTAATTCATTGCGATCCACCCTGCCGCAATCACCAAAATAGCGACAACAACGTAAATTGGGTTTATAGCTAAAGATACTAAGAAAACTCCCGCAAAAAGGAATCCAATTCCGAAAAGCAAACCACTTAATCCTTCTCTATATAAAGCAATAAAAAATGCCGTAAAAACCAATAATGAACCCACATCGGGAATTGCCAAAACAACAACTGCAGGAATAGCGATAATCGCCAATATGGTTAAAAGTGATCTTCTGTTACTTAGATTAAAATCCGGTCCGGAAACATAATTGGCAACCATAAGCGTCGTCCCAATTTTGGCAAACTCTACAGGCTGCATGGTAAAACTCCCGAATTTATACCAGTTTTTTTGCCCTAAAATCTCCTTACCAAAAGGAAAAAGACCAATAAGCAACAAGACTCCGCCGATATAAAAAATACCTGCCATATTTTCGAAAAACTTACTTCTTCCAAAAAAGATAATAAGCCCTACAAATACCGAAATACCGAAAAAAGCCAATTGTTTTTCGCCTAATTTCTGGTCAACACTGTAAATATTTGCGATGGCAAAAATGCAAAGCATGAAGTATAAACCAAGACCCAACTTATCTATTCCCTCTGTCCATTTCATTGCTTCGTGGTTTTGATATTTTTGGTTTCTTCGTCTATCTTTTTCTGCAGTTTTACTTTCTGTTCTTTAATAAAATTAAGGCTGTCCTGAATTTTTTTCAATTTTACAGAATCCGGTTTTGGGTCTACATATAATCCTTTACGTTTTAAATCTGCGACCCACTGTCTTTTATATTCAGGCATAAAGCTTGAAGTGATCATCTTTTTGTAAAGATTTTCTCTTTTCAGATCTCCTGTAATATATTTTTCAGCAATTACGGTACAAGCAGGGCCAGCCCAAGTTGCCCCAAAACCAGCGTGTTCCATTACGGCAACAACAACTATTTTAGGTTTATCAGCTGGAGCGATCAACACGAAAATCGAGTTATCTTTCCCCTGAGGTACCTGTGCGGTACCTGTTTTTGCTAATTGTGTAAAGTCGTTTGATTTTAATCCTCTTGCTGTTCCTCTTAAAACTACGGCTTCCATTCCTTTTAGAACGGGCTCAAAGTGTTTTGGATCAACAAGGGTTTTATGTTTAGTTTTAAATCTTTTGTCTGGATTTGGTTTTCCATCAATTGCTTTTACGATGTGAGGCGTGTAATACCAACCTTTATTGGCAATAGCTCCAACATAATTGGCCAATTGTAAAGGCGTTACCAAAACATCTCCCTGCCCCATTCCGTTGAAAACAGCTCCGGTAGCCAAAGCATCCCAATTTTTAGGATCTTTTTTGGCTCCACTTGCTTTATAAATGGACTGCATTCTTTTCTCGTAAAACTCACCGGAAGGAATTCTGCCTTTTGCTCCAACAGCCAAGTCATTGTTTAGGAATTCTCCTACGCCAAAGCTATTCAGGATTTTTTTCCATTCATCAACTCCTTTGGAAGGGTTTCCCGGATATTTATTCATAATAGCTAAATAAGCATATGAAAAATAACAGTTACTTGAAATCTGTATTGCCGGTATCAAAGGATCTGCTCCGCCGTGACCTTTAATTCTTAATCCTCTATAATTAAATCCTCCTCCACACGGGAAAATAGTATTTTCATCCATTACTCCCATCTGCATTGCAGAAAGGGCAGTCAATAATTTGAATGTTGAACCTGGTGGATAAGCCGCCTGAAGTGATCTGTCAAAAGTTGGTTTATTTTCATAAAGTGTATCTTTTGATAAAGCGTATAAATTTCTAGACTTATTTGGACCCGTGAAAACATTGGGATCAATATCTGGTCCGGTCGCTAAGGTTAAAATTTCACCGTTATTTGGATCGATGGCAACGATGGCTCCATGTTTATTCACAAGCATCTCTTCGGCCATTCTTTGAAGGTCGTAATCAATGGTAAGTGTAATATCTTTACCTGTTACTACATCTTTATCTAAAGTTCCATCTTTGTAAGAACCAATATTTCTAAGTCTGATATCCTTCTGAATATATTTAATTCCCTTTATTCCACGAAGTTCTTTTTCGTATGATTTTTCAACTCCTGATTTTCCTGCGAAATCTCCCGGTAAATAATAGGTAGAATCTTTTTTAATATCTCTTTCATTCACCTCACTCGTATAACCCAAAAGGTTTCCAGAAGTAGAAACTTCATACTGACGCTGAGGTCTTGAAACAATACTGAAAGCCGGATATTTAAATATAATCTCCTGTACTCTGGCAATATCTTCTCTGCTAAGATCCTTCAAAAAAGTCATCGGGGTCAGCTTAGAATAATATTTTTCTTTTTTAATGATATTAATTCTTTTAATGAAATCATTCTTATCGATTTTCATTAAGCTACAAAAAGCCAATGTATCAAAATCAGGTTTCATTAAGGCTTGAGTAAACGAAATTTCATAAGCCGGCTGGTTGCCCACCATGATCTTACCGTTTCTGTCGAAAATTACGCCTCGTTGAGGAATAACGTACTCCGTTTTAATGGAAGTATTGGCCGCATTAAGTGCATAACGGTCGGTAAACAACTGCAAATAAGCAAGTCTCGCCACAAAAATAAGAGCGATAACAGCAAGGGCGGAAAAGATTTTTAAATAACGTGTGTTCAAACTTTTTGTTTGATTTTAAATATTAATGCGTAAATAACGATAAATATAAATGAAATTACGCTTGTTACCAACACATTAAGTAATATTTCAAAAATTCTGCTAAACTTAAAGAATTCAATATATTGTACAAAAAGTTGGTGCAAAAATATACTTGAAAACAGAAACACTAAAAACTGTGCCCATTGAAGGGACTGAAAAGAGAAAAAGTCTGTAGATGTATCTGTAGATGTCCTGAAAATCAAGGTTCTGTAATAAGCAATCAAAGTGGTTGCAAATGCATTGATTCCCCATGTGGACAAGAATGCATCAACAGAAAGCCCAATTAAGAAACTTAAAGCTAAAAATTGATATTTATTTCTGAAAAAAGGATAAAACATAACGAACACAGGATATAACACCGGAGTATATTTTCCGAAAATAACAATCCTGTTCAATACAAAAATCTGTAATGCAACAAGAAATATCATGATTAATATGTCCGTAAATAAAGTCCTGCTAATCATTTTCCTTTTTTATTACAGCTTGCATTGTATCCTGAATCTTTTGAACTTCAGCCTTCTTAAGGTTTTTAACAACAAAGATTTTATTCAGCGCGCCCATTTTTTCACTAAGCTCAACCGAAATATCCCAAAAACCTGTTTTATTATCAACGGAGTAACCCGCAATTGTACCGATCATCACTCCTTTAGGGAAAATTGCCGATTTACCGTCTGTTACAACGCTGTCACCAATTTTTAAAGCAACATATTTAGGAACGTCTGCCAAGTGCATTACTCGGGAGTTATCTCCACTCCAAGTTAATGTTCCAAAATATCCTGAGTTTTTAAGAGCTGCATTAATTCTGATTGTATTTACACTTAAAACAGATTGAACTAAAGCATAACTATCTGTAGAATTAATAACGATTCCCGCGATACCTCTTGGAGCCATAACTCCCATTTGAGGATATACACCGTCTCTTCTACCACGATTAATGGTAAAATAGTTGTTTCTTCTATTAATACTGTTGAAAACGATCTCTCCGTCTACAAATGTATAGATCTGTCCTCCTCCTAAAGTATCATGAACTTTTCTGAATACCGGATTCTTGGCTCCCTCTTTTCCGTAGAGTTCCACCATTAAAGCCTTATTTTGAGCTACCAGATCTTCGTTGACCTGTTTTAGCTTAAGATAAGTAACTCCTTCATCAATATATCCGGAAACCCTAGAGTTTAACGCAGCCGACTGGCCGGCAACCCAAGATCTCTGCATGGCATTCTTAGAGAATATCAGAACCAGAGCAATGATTTGCAAGAAAATAAAGAAGACAAAAAGAGAGTTCTTCGAAAATAATCTCAGCAAAAATCCCATTCAGATAAAGTGTCGTAAAAGTTAAAATTATTTAATTAAGAAATTGAATTTATCCATATTCTTAAGCGCAATACCCGTTCCGCGAACTACAGCTCTTAACGGATCTTCTGCCACGAAAACAGGAAGACCAGTCTTTTTGTGCAGTCTGTCTGCCAAACCTCTCAATAAAGCACCACCACCAGCAAGATAAATACCTGTTTTGTAGATATCTGCTGCCAATTCCGGAGGTGTTAAAGAAAGAGTTTCCATTACAGAATCTTCAATTCTTATGATAGATTTGTCCAGCGCACGAGCAATTTCTTTATAGCCAACCATAATTTCTTTTGGCTTACCAGTGATAAGGTCTCTACCTTGTACCGGGATATCTTCAATATCAACATCAAGATCTTCCACAGCAGAACCAACTTCAATTTTCACTCTTTCAGCTGTTCTTTCTCCGATGTAAAGATTATGGTGTGTTCTTAGGAAATAAGCAATATCATTTGTAAATACATCACCTGCAATTTTTACAGATTTATCACAAACAATACCTCCTAAAGCGACCACAGCAATTTCTGTAGTACCGCCACCTATGTCGATGATCATATTTCCTTCAGGTTTCTGAACATCAATCCCAACTCCTATTGCAGCTGCCATTGGTTCGTAGATCAACCTTACTTCTTTTGCATTTACTTTTTGAGCAGAATCTCTTACCGCTCTTTTTTCAACCTCCGTAATTCCGGAAGGAATACAGATAACAATTCTTAAAGCCGGCTGAATAAATCTACCTTTGATCCCAGGAATTTTTTTGATAAATTCCTTAATCATGTGCTCAGAAGCGTGGAAATCTGCAATAACACCGTCTTTCAAAGGACGGATCGTCTTAATATCTTCGTGAGTTTTCCCCTGCATATGCTTCGCCTGTTCACCTACTGCGATCGGTTTACCGGTAGAACGCTCAATTGCAACAATTGACGGCTGATCTATAACAATTTTATTATTATGGATGATAAGCGTGTTGGCAGTTCCTAGGTCTATCGCAATTTCTTGCGTAAACATATCGAATAAACTCATATTTTTCTTCTGATTTTAAGAATACAAAGATATAAATTTAACGCCACTAACGAAATTCCATAAGCATATAATTTGGTTAAAATTTTATTAAATTTTTCAATATTCTATTAACTTTTGCATTAATCAATTACAGACTTTAAGTGAAATAAGGTTTAAGATACTTTTGGATGGAAGTAAGAAGCCGGAAATTGAGCCTTTTTTAATAATAAAAAGGCAAATTTGCTCATAAAAAAATCATCAAATTAAATTTTGAAATTATTTTAGCATAAAACGCGAAATTTTCATTTTTCATACCAATTCAAAGCTTATTTAGAAGCATCCCAAAATAGTTTTTTACGATAATTATCATATACATTATCAGAAAGGGGTTAACAAAAAAAGCGTTAAATTTGCATCGCTTATGTTACAATATTCCAATATAAATCAAACTTCAAATTTTGCGGTTCTTTCTATAAGCTATGAAAAGGCTGATGGAGAAACTCGCGGGAAATTTGCATTTTTTGATGAAAATATTAAAAATTTTGTCTCCCAAATTCATGATGAAAATTTAGGCGATGCTTTTGTGGTTTCCACTTGTAACAGAACCGAAATTTACACCACTTCTCCGAATTACCTTTTGGTAGCCGAAGAATACTGTAAAACGATCGGGGTAAATATCACAGATTTTCTTCAGTTTGCCAATATTTTAACCAAAGAAGAAGCTTTGAAACATCTGTTCAGAGTTGCTGCAGGTTTGGAAAGCCAGATCATTGGTGACTTCGAGATTATCGGACAGATCAAAAAAGCTTACAACCGTTTTAAAAAAGAAAGACAGAATTCTAATCCTTATCTGGAAAGAGCGATCAACTCGGCGATCCAGATCTCGAAGAGAATTAAAAACGAAACAGGAATCTCCAACGGAGCGGCTTCCGTTTCTTATGCTGCCGTTCATTATATTTTAAACAGTCAAAAAAGAATTACCGAGAAAAATATTCTTTTACTTGGAGTTGGAGAAATTGGGCAAAATACAGTTGAGAATCTTGTAAAACATGTTTTCCAGCCGAAAATAAAAATAGCAAACAGAACTCAGGAGAAAGCTGAAAAGATATCTGAAAAATACAACATTCCTCATGTTGACTATTTTGATTTTGACAACGAGTTGAAAAACACAGATATCCTTATCGTTGCTACCGGAGCCAAAAAACCTATCATCAATGCTTCTCACTTCCCGAACGGAAAAGAAACATTAATTATTGATCTTTCCATCCCTCATAACGTAGATAAAGATGTTACGACGAATGAAAATGTAACCTTAGTTGATGTTGATGAACTTTCAAAACAGATTCAGGAAACCATCCAGCAGAGAGAAAAAGAAATCCCAAAAGCCGAATCTATTATCAAAGAAATGGCAAAAGAGTTTCTTGAGTGGGAAAAAAAGAGAAAATTAGCACCAAATATTCACCATTTCAAAGCCGTTCTTAAGAATATGGAACGCAACGAGATGCATAATTTTTACCGAAAAAATAAATATATAAACATCACAGATATGGAGCTTTCTGAGAAAATGATTCAGAAAATCACCAATCGTTTTGCAAAATATATCATCGATAATCCTTGGAAAGCCGAAGAAATTAGTAAATTAATGCACGAAATATTAGTTGAACAACCAAACAACGAATTCAATGAAAAGCATTAGAATCGGAACGAGAAATTCCGCCCTTGCACTTTGGCAGGCAAGAGAGGTTGCCAGGCACCTACAAAACAATAATTATTTAACCGAGATTGTACCTATCGTTTCTTCTGGCGATAAAAATCTTAATCAACCCCTTTATTCTTTAGGAATCACAGGTGTTTTTACAAGAGATCTGGATATTGCATTATTAAATGATGAGATCGACATCGCCGTTCACTCTTTAAAAGATGTACCTACACTTCTTCCGGAAAATGTTGAGCTTATCGCTTATCTTGAAAGAGATTTCCCTCAAGATGTATTAATAAGAAAGGAAGCATCCAGAACGAAAGAGTTTCACGAGTTGAAATTGGCAACAAGCAGCTTGAGAAGAAGAGCTT harbors:
- a CDS encoding pentapeptide repeat-containing protein produces the protein MKEAYILDQNFENTDFGKSPLEKGEYENCTFLNCNFEYVNLSEFKFTDCEFIGCNLSMAKLSNTAFRDVIFKGCKMFGLQFSDCNEFGLSFKFDECSLNNSTFYKTTIKKTFFKNSKLIEVDFEECDLSNSVFINCDLAGAVFVNANLEKTDFRTSINYSIDPNINKLKKAKFSLSEVHGLLYKLDIQIERNS
- a CDS encoding C40 family peptidase yields the protein MKKRVLSYLVALVSTVSLQSCVTNYVVSKPATYSKEYKTDAKLASIDTNKMEQDKQRLINSFLAEKAASIANAKNSIKNAGIAKVVKYNKTIDNILTEAETYLGTPYRYGGMTRNGIDCSAFVLSVFGAAAGLSLPRVAASQAQEGEKIEKENLQKGDLIFFSHGRRISHVGIVESVSEEGEVKFIHAATSKGVMISSLNDSYWGPKFRFAKRVINENGEAYNNLAATTATAATSF
- a CDS encoding glutamine synthetase III, with product MSTLRFKALETLPFKDFRKDNSVEIPAKLSELFCENVFSENTMREYLTKEAFQSIMDAIKKGTKIQRLIADQVAVAMKDWAMSKGVTHYTHWFQPLTGSTAEKHDSFFTPIEGGRAIERFSGNLLIQQEPDASSFPNGGIRNTFEARGYTAWDPTSPAFIMGTTLCIPSIFISYTGETLDYKAPLLRALNAVDEAATNVMQYFDKNVTKVTPTLGWEQEYFLVDSALYQSRPDLVLTGKTLLGHSPAKGQQLDDHYFGSIPTRVMNFMKELEIECMKLGIPVTTRHNEVAPNQFELAPMFEEVNVAVDHNSLLMDVMARIAHRHHFHILFHEKPFAGVNGSGKHNNWSLATDTGENLLSPGKNPKKNLQFLTFFVNAIKAVHEYADLLRASIASASNDHRLGANEAPPAIISVFIGSQLFRVLEELEKVTEGKLSPDEKTDLKLNVVGKIPEILLDNTDRNRTSPFAFTGNKFEIRAVGSSANCAESMTVMNTIAAKQLGDFKKEVDALIETGLKKDEAIFNVLREYIKQCKNIMFEGDGYSDDWAKEAEKRGLNNLKTTPEALKQEMDQKFVDLYEEMGIFTHREVEARNEIKLEKYSTVIDIEARVLSDIARNHIIPSALNYQNRLIENVKGLKEIFEDKEFKKLAKEQMSLITQISENISKIKLGVEDLMKAREAAKATSDSQKQAEVYCTNVIPLFDPIREASDDLEMMVDDELWPMTKYREMLFTR
- a CDS encoding DUF6909 family protein — encoded protein: MTNSRARETTEAIERLYISMRHLFYRGFFKPAGVSGESIRSLLKTINPEIYGTMNVPNKLELDGLMYVLDRLPEGIEECAFIHLTSDEGFDKGSFEPIVPKKRRRNCYRIDEHQMNIEVLLGRSEIYDILTHLTFLFIEADKIRNLAFIQDENWKPTRAFKIIEEVVKGEKQFTRKEKEVALIHLSSLIGRTFDETLRAYNTFGDDNNPDRLFKIIYNLGKVSLEDAKQSREREIHFSAILKERVGHHYFGEKWANKVKDVLFENDLHMRPLHIISANMHSVKNMLYGNDALKKKDHKEVDYKMYGDISDKKDLRDKVSKYALDQGLIYIDDKSGSNIDVQIIDLSKTELKNTPFGHIKYGGDDVIMVFDYAFGEQAFEVMDELLRPFEQKGEVYMMKVKSVSIMGKAGILEGAKGDVMIPTSHIFEGTADNYPFENALKLDDFKDDELKAFEGTMITVLGTSLQNRDILSYFMHTSWKAIGLEMEGAHYQKAIQVASKIRHHIAPDLFVCYAYYASDNPLETGSTLSSGGLGLTGVKPTYLITLKILEKILESGKKLPAKK